One part of the Streptomyces nigra genome encodes these proteins:
- a CDS encoding GNAT family N-acetyltransferase, whose translation MTDIPPLAEGYEISTDAARLDRERVHRWLSTDAYWALGRAREKQEEAIAGSLNFGVYDTASGEQVAYARVVTDRATFAWLCDVYVDPAVRGKGIGTALVGAVREHLRPYGVRRILLATHDAHGVYAKLGFAALETPEHWMALYL comes from the coding sequence ATGACCGACATCCCGCCCCTCGCCGAGGGCTATGAGATCTCCACCGACGCCGCCCGCCTCGACCGCGAGCGGGTGCACCGCTGGCTGTCCACCGACGCCTACTGGGCGCTCGGACGGGCCCGCGAGAAGCAGGAGGAGGCGATCGCGGGATCGCTGAACTTCGGGGTGTACGACACCGCGTCCGGGGAGCAGGTCGCCTACGCCCGGGTCGTCACCGACCGGGCCACCTTCGCCTGGCTGTGCGACGTCTACGTCGACCCGGCGGTGCGCGGCAAGGGCATCGGGACGGCCCTCGTGGGAGCGGTGCGCGAACACCTGCGCCCGTACGGGGTCCGGCGCATCCTGCTCGCCACGCACGACGCCCACGGGGTGTACGCCAAGCTCGGCTTCGCCGCGCTGGAGACCCCGGAGCACTGGATGGCGCTGTACCTCTAG
- a CDS encoding transcriptional regulator — MQPNTLLDAILDEAGISHAGLAAHVNQAGRARGLALRYEHTAVARWLKGQRPRGQVPDLICEVLAARLHRTVTLDDIGLGVPGEQSSPHTTSLSGFVERATALWRSDEQQRPHILGAPAVTGTPAVMPVWEWENPPEDVDVSRGGRHRVTAADIEMLRSARAHYEQMYRKAGGMATRTRIVGFLNAEAAPLLRGSYTDATGRQLHRATGGLVAIAGICAYDSDAHGLAQRYFHQALRLAKASGDRGLGAYVIALLVNQALFMREFRQAVAFAEAALRAAGKHITPALASDLYAMQAKAYAHLGDGTSALSCIRRAEEAAERIRRGYEPDETGYVQPGLVNVQVAEALLSLGEVAAAREHAAAAVDNPAHDRGRVHRLAMLSTIELRQGNADNAVAIAVQMAEQARGMESQRLRDRLRAVRENLVRSGCAGTAEAAALIDGALRVPL; from the coding sequence ATGCAGCCCAACACTCTGCTCGACGCGATCCTCGACGAGGCGGGGATCTCGCACGCGGGGCTTGCCGCACATGTGAACCAGGCGGGACGGGCGCGCGGGCTCGCACTGAGATACGAACACACCGCCGTCGCCCGGTGGTTGAAGGGACAGCGGCCACGCGGCCAGGTCCCCGACCTGATCTGCGAGGTGCTCGCCGCCCGGCTGCACCGCACCGTCACCCTCGACGACATCGGGCTCGGGGTGCCGGGCGAGCAGTCGTCCCCGCACACCACCTCGCTGTCCGGCTTCGTGGAGCGGGCCACCGCCCTGTGGCGCTCCGACGAGCAGCAGCGCCCGCACATCCTGGGTGCCCCCGCGGTCACCGGCACGCCCGCCGTCATGCCCGTGTGGGAGTGGGAGAACCCGCCCGAGGACGTCGACGTCTCACGCGGCGGCCGGCACCGGGTCACCGCCGCCGACATCGAGATGCTGCGGTCCGCGCGCGCCCACTACGAGCAGATGTACCGCAAGGCGGGCGGCATGGCGACCCGCACCCGGATCGTCGGCTTCCTCAACGCGGAGGCCGCCCCGCTGCTGCGCGGCAGCTACACCGACGCGACGGGGCGTCAGCTGCACCGCGCCACCGGCGGGTTGGTGGCCATCGCGGGGATCTGCGCGTACGACTCGGACGCGCACGGGCTGGCGCAGCGCTACTTCCACCAGGCGTTGCGGCTAGCGAAGGCCAGCGGGGACCGGGGACTCGGCGCCTATGTGATCGCGCTGCTCGTCAACCAGGCGCTGTTCATGCGGGAGTTCCGGCAGGCGGTCGCCTTCGCCGAGGCCGCGCTGCGGGCCGCCGGCAAGCACATCACCCCGGCGCTCGCCTCGGATCTGTACGCGATGCAGGCGAAGGCGTACGCCCATCTCGGTGACGGAACCAGCGCGCTGTCCTGCATCCGGCGTGCCGAGGAGGCCGCCGAACGCATCCGGCGCGGCTACGAACCCGACGAGACCGGCTATGTCCAGCCGGGCCTCGTCAACGTCCAGGTGGCGGAGGCTCTGCTGAGCCTCGGGGAGGTCGCGGCCGCGCGCGAGCACGCCGCGGCGGCCGTGGACAACCCTGCGCACGACCGGGGCCGGGTGCACCGGCTGGCCATGCTCAGCACGATCGAACTGCGTCAGGGCAACGCGGACAACGCGGTGGCCATCGCCGTGCAGATGGCCGAACAGGCGCGGGGAATGGAGTCCCAGCGGCTGCGCGACAGACTGCGGGCGGTGCGCGAGAACCTGGTGCGCAGTGGTTGCGCGGGGACCGCCGAGGCGGCCGCGCTGATCGACGGAGCACTGCGCGTACCGCTCTAG
- a CDS encoding histidine phosphatase family protein, translated as MSLRVTFVAAARSSSLLAERFQDDRPLDQAGWDEVQHVARDLLPLAAADLRYCSPTPRSRATGDALGYAPLVQLALRDCDMGRWRGLTLGEAMAREPEAVDAWLADPRGTPHGGESLIAFISRVGGWLDTRPVEDGDRIVAVAEPSVIRAALVYALKAPPSTYWNIDVRPLSATTVIGHAGRWNLRLEGTSAQTTRA; from the coding sequence ATGTCGCTTCGGGTCACGTTCGTCGCCGCCGCGCGCAGTTCGTCCCTGCTCGCCGAGCGCTTCCAGGACGACCGGCCGCTGGACCAGGCCGGCTGGGACGAGGTGCAACACGTCGCGCGCGACCTGCTGCCCCTGGCGGCCGCCGACCTGCGCTACTGCTCGCCCACCCCGCGCAGCCGCGCCACCGGCGACGCCCTCGGCTACGCCCCGCTGGTGCAGCTGGCCCTGCGCGACTGCGACATGGGGCGCTGGCGCGGGCTCACGCTGGGCGAGGCGATGGCCCGGGAGCCCGAAGCGGTGGACGCCTGGCTCGCCGACCCGCGCGGCACACCGCACGGCGGCGAATCGCTGATCGCGTTCATCTCCCGCGTCGGCGGCTGGCTCGACACCCGGCCCGTGGAGGACGGCGACCGGATCGTCGCCGTGGCCGAGCCGTCCGTGATCCGGGCCGCGCTGGTGTACGCGCTGAAGGCGCCGCCGTCGACGTACTGGAACATCGATGTCAGACCGCTGTCGGCGACGACGGTCATCGGGCACGCCGGCCGCTGGAATCTGCGCCTGGAGGGGACCTCGGCTCAGACCACGCGCGCGTAG
- a CDS encoding DMT family transporter: MRTENSATAPNPIAVSGSAAPARPAVRGTLQAGLGVAAFSLTFPATAWGLEGFGPWSLVAVRSVLAALIAGGFLLALRVPLPDRRHWAGLAVVAAGVVLGFPLLTTLALQTSTTAHAAVVVGLLPLTTALFSALRVGTRPSRTFWLAALAGAAAVVAFTVQQSGGALTTADLYLFAALLVCAAGYTEGGRLARTMPGWQVTGWALVLCLPLGLPAAAIALAYEPVQWNGHGVTGLLWVAAGSQLLGLVVWYRGMAAIGIPKASQLQLAQPLLTLVWSVLLLGEHLTVAAPLTAAAVLVCIAVTQRARG, encoded by the coding sequence ATGAGGACCGAGAATAGCGCTACCGCGCCGAACCCGATAGCAGTCAGCGGTTCCGCCGCCCCGGCCCGCCCGGCCGTGCGCGGCACGCTCCAGGCCGGCCTCGGGGTCGCGGCCTTCTCCCTGACCTTCCCGGCGACCGCGTGGGGTCTCGAGGGGTTCGGCCCGTGGTCGCTGGTGGCCGTGCGCAGTGTGCTGGCCGCGCTGATCGCGGGCGGCTTCCTGCTGGCACTGCGCGTGCCGCTGCCCGATCGCCGGCACTGGGCGGGGCTCGCGGTGGTGGCCGCGGGCGTGGTCCTCGGTTTCCCGCTGCTGACGACGCTGGCGCTGCAGACGTCGACCACCGCGCACGCCGCCGTGGTCGTCGGACTGCTGCCCCTGACGACGGCGCTGTTCTCCGCGCTGCGGGTGGGCACCCGGCCGTCGCGCACCTTCTGGCTGGCGGCGCTCGCGGGCGCCGCGGCCGTGGTCGCCTTCACCGTCCAGCAGAGCGGCGGCGCCCTCACCACCGCCGACCTGTACCTGTTCGCGGCGCTGCTGGTGTGCGCGGCCGGCTACACCGAGGGCGGGCGCCTCGCCCGGACCATGCCGGGCTGGCAGGTGACCGGCTGGGCGCTGGTGCTGTGCCTGCCGCTGGGCCTGCCCGCCGCCGCGATCGCGCTGGCGTACGAGCCCGTGCAGTGGAACGGGCACGGTGTGACCGGGCTGCTGTGGGTGGCCGCCGGTTCGCAGCTGCTCGGGCTGGTCGTCTGGTACCGGGGCATGGCCGCCATCGGCATCCCGAAGGCCAGCCAGTTGCAGCTGGCCCAGCCCCTGCTCACACTGGTGTGGTCGGTGCTCCTGCTGGGCGAGCACCTGACGGTGGCCGCCCCCCTCACGGCCGCGGCGGTGCTCGTCTGCATCGCCGTGACCCAGCGGGCACGTGGCTGA
- a CDS encoding DUF1918 domain-containing protein: MRATVGDQLVQHGRVVGQHDKVGEIVEILGQEGNPPYRVRFEDGHEGVCSPGPDTEIRHRRHEEMSR; encoded by the coding sequence ATGCGCGCAACCGTGGGCGACCAGCTTGTCCAGCACGGCAGGGTGGTCGGGCAACACGACAAGGTCGGCGAGATCGTCGAGATCCTGGGCCAGGAGGGCAATCCTCCGTACCGCGTCCGCTTCGAGGACGGGCACGAGGGTGTGTGCTCCCCCGGCCCCGACACCGAGATCCGTCACCGCCGTCACGAGGAGATGTCCCGCTGA
- a CDS encoding 3-hydroxybutyryl-CoA dehydrogenase → MTGISGDIARVGVVGCGQMGAGIAEVCARSGLDVKVAETTGEALEIGRTRLLNSLAKAAERGKISEEERDATVARLSFTTDLGEFADRDLVIEAVVENEQVKTEIFQVLDQVVTRPDAILASNTSSIPLVKLAVATSRPDQVIGVHFFNPAPVQKLVELIPALTTSEGTIARAQHFAEKLLGKHAIRAQDRSGFVVNALLIPYLLSAIRMFETGIASREDIDNGMEMGCAHPMGPLKLSDLIGLDTVASVAQSMYDEYKEPLYAAPPLLQRMVDAGRLGRKTGSGFYAYG, encoded by the coding sequence GTGACCGGCATCTCCGGAGATATTGCACGCGTCGGTGTCGTGGGCTGCGGCCAGATGGGGGCGGGCATCGCCGAGGTCTGCGCCCGCTCCGGGCTGGACGTGAAGGTCGCCGAGACCACCGGCGAGGCCCTGGAGATCGGCCGGACCCGGCTGCTCAACTCCCTGGCCAAGGCCGCCGAGCGCGGCAAGATCAGCGAGGAGGAGCGGGACGCCACCGTGGCGCGGCTGTCCTTCACCACCGACCTCGGCGAGTTCGCCGACCGGGACCTGGTGATCGAGGCCGTCGTCGAGAACGAGCAGGTGAAGACGGAGATCTTCCAGGTGCTCGACCAGGTCGTGACCCGGCCCGACGCGATCCTCGCCTCCAACACCTCCTCGATCCCGCTGGTGAAGCTGGCCGTGGCGACCTCGCGCCCGGACCAGGTGATCGGCGTCCACTTCTTCAACCCGGCGCCGGTGCAGAAGCTGGTCGAGCTGATCCCCGCGCTCACCACCTCCGAGGGGACGATCGCCCGCGCCCAGCACTTCGCCGAGAAGCTGCTGGGCAAGCACGCCATTCGCGCCCAGGACCGTTCGGGCTTCGTGGTGAACGCCCTTCTCATCCCGTATCTGCTCTCGGCGATCCGGATGTTCGAGACGGGCATCGCCAGCCGTGAGGACATCGACAACGGCATGGAGATGGGCTGCGCCCACCCGATGGGCCCGCTGAAGCTCTCCGACCTGATCGGTCTGGACACGGTCGCGTCCGTGGCGCAGAGCATGTACGACGAGTACAAGGAGCCCCTGTACGCCGCTCCCCCGCTGCTGCAGCGGATGGTCGACGCGGGTCGCCTGGGCCGCAAGACCGGCTCGGGCTTCTACGCCTACGGCTGA
- a CDS encoding glycoside hydrolase family 10 protein: protein MLHRKSPLSRRAFTVTALSALMASGSALTAGTAAAGGTDRDRRHASREMRGMWLATVANRDWPSKTGLSARQQRAELLTHLDTAVERRLNTVVFQVRPTADALWPSPHEPWSQVLTGTQGRDPGWDPLDTAVTEAHKRGLHLHAWFNPYRIANHGDLGRLVAAHPARQNPDWVVPYGGRLYYNPGLPEVRAFVQKAMLDAVERYAVDGVHFDDYFYPYPVAGQSFDDDDAYDTYGGAFPVRAAWRRDNIDRLIREMAAGIKRIRPTAQFGVSPFGVWRNAATDSRGSDTRAGVQTYDDLHADTRTWVREGWIDYICPQLYWNIGLAAADYATLVPWWAAVAKGSRTRLYVGEALYKAGDPAQPAAWQDPAELSRHLTLAKKHPEVRGHVFFAAKDVAVDRIGAVDRVVADHYRQPVPPPV from the coding sequence ATGCTGCACCGGAAGTCACCGCTGTCACGACGGGCGTTCACGGTCACCGCCCTGTCGGCGCTCATGGCGTCGGGGAGCGCCCTGACGGCGGGGACCGCCGCGGCGGGCGGGACCGACCGTGACCGACGCCACGCGTCAAGAGAGATGCGCGGTATGTGGCTGGCGACCGTGGCGAACCGCGACTGGCCCTCGAAGACGGGGCTGAGCGCACGGCAGCAGCGCGCCGAACTCCTCACCCACCTGGACACGGCGGTCGAGCGCCGCCTCAACACGGTGGTCTTCCAGGTGCGCCCCACCGCGGACGCCCTGTGGCCGTCCCCGCACGAGCCCTGGTCGCAGGTCCTCACCGGCACCCAGGGCCGCGACCCCGGCTGGGACCCGCTGGACACGGCCGTCACCGAGGCCCACAAGCGGGGACTCCACCTGCACGCGTGGTTCAACCCGTACCGCATCGCCAACCACGGCGACCTCGGCCGGCTCGTCGCCGCCCACCCCGCCCGGCAGAACCCCGACTGGGTGGTGCCGTACGGCGGCCGGCTGTACTACAACCCCGGGCTGCCGGAGGTGCGGGCCTTCGTACAGAAGGCGATGCTCGACGCCGTCGAACGGTACGCGGTCGACGGCGTCCACTTCGACGACTACTTCTACCCGTACCCGGTCGCCGGCCAGTCCTTCGACGACGACGACGCCTACGACACGTACGGCGGCGCGTTCCCCGTCCGGGCCGCGTGGCGGCGCGACAACATCGACCGGCTGATCCGGGAGATGGCCGCGGGCATCAAGCGGATCAGGCCCACCGCGCAGTTCGGCGTCAGCCCGTTCGGGGTGTGGCGCAACGCGGCCACCGACTCCCGAGGCTCCGACACCCGGGCGGGCGTGCAGACGTACGACGATCTGCACGCGGACACCCGCACCTGGGTGCGCGAGGGGTGGATCGACTACATCTGCCCGCAGCTGTACTGGAACATCGGGCTGGCCGCCGCCGACTACGCCACGCTCGTGCCGTGGTGGGCCGCGGTGGCGAAGGGCAGCAGGACACGGCTGTACGTCGGGGAGGCGCTGTACAAGGCGGGGGACCCGGCGCAGCCCGCCGCCTGGCAGGACCCGGCCGAGCTGTCACGGCATCTGACGCTCGCGAAGAAGCACCCGGAGGTGCGCGGGCACGTCTTCTTCGCCGCCAAGGACGTGGCGGTGGACCGGATCGGGGCCGTCGACCGGGTGGTCGCGGACCACTACCGGCAGCCCGTGCCGCCCCCGGTCTGA
- a CDS encoding NUDIX hydrolase, translating into MQWTKQNEQTVYENRWFTVNLADVELPDGRHLDHFLIRLRPVAVATVVNEANEVLLLWRHRFITDSWGWELAAGVVEDGEDIAGAAARELEEETGWRPGPLHHLMSVEPSNGLTDARHHIYWAEEGEYVGHPVDDFESDRREWVPLKLVPDMVARGEVPAANMAAALLLLHHLRLGQDVLGRRAGLP; encoded by the coding sequence GTGCAGTGGACGAAACAGAACGAACAAACTGTGTATGAAAACCGCTGGTTCACCGTCAATCTGGCAGACGTGGAACTGCCCGACGGCCGGCACCTGGACCACTTCCTGATACGGCTGCGGCCGGTCGCCGTGGCCACCGTGGTCAACGAGGCCAACGAGGTCCTCCTGCTCTGGCGCCACCGCTTCATCACCGACAGCTGGGGGTGGGAACTCGCGGCGGGCGTCGTGGAGGACGGCGAGGACATCGCCGGCGCCGCCGCCCGCGAACTGGAGGAGGAGACCGGCTGGCGGCCGGGACCCCTGCACCACCTGATGAGCGTGGAGCCGTCCAACGGGCTCACCGACGCCCGGCACCACATCTACTGGGCCGAGGAGGGCGAGTACGTCGGGCATCCGGTGGACGACTTCGAGTCGGACCGCCGGGAGTGGGTCCCCCTCAAGCTCGTTCCCGACATGGTCGCCCGAGGGGAGGTCCCGGCCGCCAACATGGCGGCCGCGTTACTGCTGCTGCACCATCTCCGGCTGGGACAGGACGTCCTCGGCCGGCGCGCGGGCCTGCCCTAG
- a CDS encoding PP2C family protein-serine/threonine phosphatase has protein sequence MFRITARVPRKALAIGTPTAWGATVLAYQLTCPLAQREGVCARVVSGALLLAVGAGLLLHTRRTLLRELRRARTVAGAAQSVLLRPPPARVDGVRIAAAQLSADRGARVGGDLYEVVATEYGLRVLIGDVRGHGIGALGTVAAVLGSFREAAHDEPELGGVLRRLDRALARHLGERGAHDDSAEDFVTALLLEIAPDGGITALNCGHPWPFLLCDGGVEPLARADPLPPVGPFPLPVDLTPLRCGVFLPGDVLVLHTDGVEDARDPAGRFFPLRATMAALVDRLPAAPETTLRLLFSALLRHTRGRPADDVALVVLRNDRARVTCGPLAAQASDQGGAAPGTRPSAG, from the coding sequence ATGTTCCGCATCACGGCTCGGGTTCCCCGCAAGGCACTGGCGATCGGGACGCCCACGGCCTGGGGCGCCACGGTGCTCGCCTACCAACTGACCTGTCCGCTCGCGCAACGCGAAGGCGTCTGCGCCCGTGTCGTCTCCGGTGCCCTGCTCCTCGCCGTGGGCGCCGGCCTCCTCCTCCACACGCGGCGCACCCTGCTGCGCGAGCTGCGGCGGGCCCGGACGGTCGCCGGTGCCGCGCAGAGCGTGCTGCTGCGCCCGCCGCCCGCCCGTGTCGACGGCGTGCGGATCGCCGCCGCCCAGCTGTCCGCCGACCGGGGCGCCCGGGTCGGCGGCGACCTGTACGAGGTCGTCGCCACCGAGTACGGACTCCGGGTGCTCATCGGGGACGTCCGCGGCCATGGCATCGGCGCCCTCGGCACCGTCGCGGCGGTCCTCGGCAGCTTCCGCGAGGCGGCGCACGACGAGCCCGAACTCGGCGGGGTGCTGCGCCGGCTCGACCGGGCCCTGGCCCGGCACCTGGGCGAGCGGGGCGCCCACGACGACTCCGCGGAGGACTTCGTCACCGCGCTGCTCCTGGAGATCGCCCCGGACGGCGGGATCACCGCCCTCAACTGCGGGCATCCCTGGCCCTTTCTGCTGTGCGACGGCGGCGTCGAGCCCCTGGCGCGGGCCGATCCGCTGCCGCCGGTCGGCCCGTTCCCGCTGCCGGTCGATCTGACCCCCCTGCGGTGCGGTGTGTTCCTGCCGGGCGACGTGCTCGTCCTCCACACCGACGGCGTCGAGGACGCCCGGGACCCCGCCGGCCGGTTCTTTCCGCTCCGGGCGACCATGGCCGCACTGGTGGACCGACTCCCGGCCGCACCCGAGACCACCCTGCGCCTCCTCTTCTCCGCCCTGCTGCGGCACACCAGAGGCCGCCCGGCGGACGACGTCGCCCTCGTCGTCCTGCGCAACGACCGTGCGCGGGTGACCTGCGGACCCCTGGCGGCACAGGCCTCCGACCAGGGCGGCGCCGCGCCCGGCACCCGGCCGTCCGCCGGCTGA
- a CDS encoding PLP-dependent aminotransferase family protein yields MQERSSGADLANQLRRELDRYSPGGKLPSSRALVERFRVSPVTVSRALAQLAAEGLVVTRPGAGAFRADRPARAAATGDTSWQEVTLSADSASELVPRSVDASGVLVSLAAPSHGVIEFNGGYLHPSLQPERAMAAALSRAGRRPGAWGRPPMEGLPELRDWFARGIGGPGGPVTAAEVLITAGGQSALTTALKALAPPGAPVLVESPTYPGMLAIARAAGLRPVPVPVDADGVRPALLADAFKATGARVFVCQPLFQNPTGALLAPERRGEVLRIAREAGAFVVEDDFVRRLVHEDAGPLPRPLAADDPDGVVVHVCSLTKATSPSFRVGALAARGPVLERLRAIQVVDSFFVPRPLQEAAVELVGSPAWPRHLRAVSAELKARRDTMTAALRLTLPELALPHIPSGGYHLWLRLPDGTDEAALTTAALRAGVALTPGRPYFSAEPPAAHVRSSFAAVAGAAEITEGVRRLRAACDEVL; encoded by the coding sequence ATGCAAGAGCGTAGCAGTGGGGCGGACCTGGCGAATCAGTTGCGAAGAGAACTGGACCGCTACTCTCCTGGTGGAAAGCTCCCGTCGAGCAGGGCGCTCGTGGAGCGGTTCCGGGTGAGCCCGGTGACCGTGTCCAGGGCCCTCGCTCAGCTCGCCGCCGAAGGACTCGTGGTCACCCGGCCCGGCGCCGGCGCCTTCCGCGCCGACCGCCCCGCCCGAGCCGCCGCCACCGGGGACACCTCATGGCAGGAGGTGACGCTCAGCGCCGACAGCGCGAGCGAACTCGTACCGCGCTCGGTGGACGCCTCCGGCGTGCTGGTGTCGCTGGCCGCCCCCTCGCACGGCGTCATCGAGTTCAACGGCGGCTATCTGCACCCCTCGCTCCAGCCCGAGCGCGCGATGGCCGCCGCCCTGTCCCGGGCCGGCCGGCGGCCCGGCGCCTGGGGACGGCCGCCCATGGAGGGGCTGCCCGAACTGCGCGACTGGTTCGCGCGCGGCATCGGCGGGCCCGGCGGCCCGGTCACCGCCGCCGAGGTGCTGATCACCGCCGGCGGCCAGTCCGCCCTGACGACCGCGCTGAAGGCACTCGCGCCCCCGGGAGCCCCCGTGCTGGTCGAGTCGCCCACCTACCCCGGCATGCTGGCGATCGCCCGCGCCGCCGGTCTGCGTCCGGTCCCGGTGCCGGTCGACGCCGACGGCGTACGGCCCGCCCTGCTCGCGGACGCCTTCAAGGCCACCGGCGCCCGCGTGTTCGTCTGCCAGCCCCTGTTCCAGAACCCGACCGGCGCACTGCTCGCCCCCGAGCGGCGCGGCGAGGTGCTGCGCATCGCCCGCGAGGCCGGCGCCTTCGTCGTCGAGGACGACTTCGTACGGCGGCTGGTGCACGAGGACGCCGGGCCGCTGCCGCGCCCGCTGGCCGCCGACGATCCCGACGGGGTCGTCGTCCATGTGTGCTCGCTGACCAAGGCGACCTCGCCGAGCTTCCGGGTGGGCGCGCTCGCCGCCCGTGGCCCGGTACTGGAGCGGCTGCGCGCGATCCAGGTCGTCGACAGCTTCTTCGTGCCGCGCCCCCTGCAGGAGGCGGCGGTGGAACTGGTCGGCTCGCCCGCCTGGCCCCGGCATCTGCGGGCCGTCTCCGCCGAGCTGAAGGCCCGCCGGGACACCATGACCGCCGCCCTGCGCCTGACCCTGCCCGAACTCGCCCTCCCACACATCCCGTCCGGCGGCTACCACCTGTGGCTGCGCCTGCCCGACGGCACCGACGAGGCCGCCCTGACCACGGCCGCCCTGCGCGCCGGTGTCGCGCTCACCCCGGGCCGCCCGTACTTCAGCGCCGAACCCCCGGCCGCGCACGTCCGGTCGAGCTTCGCGGCGGTGGCGGGCGCGGCGGAGATCACCGAGGGCGTACGGCGGCTGCGGGCGGCCTGCGACGAGGTGCTGTGA